The Desulfovibrio desulfuricans DSM 642 genome contains a region encoding:
- the ligA gene encoding NAD-dependent DNA ligase LigA, with protein sequence MSQNSRNGRQEQNSLFATGPAGDPSSEERNRARWLAAELERHNYLYHTQDAPEISDDQFDALFHELAALEDRWPELRSAHSPTLRVGGKLLDGLAKKAHSRQMYGLDNVFSVEEWRDFVERMRRAWDMDLNGPLPQAFWCDPKLDGLALEIIYANGVLQEALTRGDGEVGEVVTEAVRTIRTVPLRLRGEGPFPARLEVRGEVVMYKKDFDALNARQESLGQKTFANPRNAAAGTLRQLDISVTESRPLRFLAYSLGDAQWAPAQSCRLHSELMARLKEYGFLTPPNGKLCATPQDVEEYVNWVRENRPEFAMEIDGAVAKQNDLEAQEALGFTARAPRFAVAFKFPAMQAQTLLEGIEIQVGRTGALTPVAMLAPVAVGGVMVSRATLHNEDEIRARDVRVGDTVIVQRAGDVIPEVVGPVLDKRPAGAEPYEFPRTCPACGQPVYREEGEAAWRCENLACPAIRLRSISHFVSKAGLDIQGVGQKWIEQLVTSGRVQSPADLFSLTVQELLGFERMGEVLAQKFVDSLENARHTATLQRLISALGIRHVGEQTARTLAARFADLDELENATVESLLALPDVGPEVASSIRNFFDSPANREQLARLKEKGPWPKGADSAQGAQTLAEGPLAGKTILFTGTISVPRGTAQKWAEAAGAVPLGAVSKKLDYLVAGEKAGSKLDKARSLGVTVLDETEFRNLLRESGIEPE encoded by the coding sequence ATGTCGCAGAATTCACGCAATGGCAGGCAGGAGCAGAACAGCCTCTTTGCCACTGGCCCCGCTGGCGACCCCAGCAGCGAGGAACGCAACCGCGCCCGCTGGCTGGCCGCCGAACTGGAGCGCCACAATTATCTGTACCACACGCAGGATGCGCCGGAAATTTCGGACGACCAGTTTGACGCGCTGTTTCATGAGCTGGCAGCGCTGGAAGACCGCTGGCCTGAGCTGCGCTCTGCCCATTCTCCCACCTTGCGCGTGGGCGGCAAGCTGCTGGACGGCCTTGCCAAAAAAGCCCACAGCCGCCAGATGTACGGTCTGGACAACGTCTTTTCTGTCGAAGAGTGGCGCGATTTTGTGGAGCGTATGCGCCGCGCATGGGATATGGACCTCAACGGCCCTCTGCCGCAAGCCTTCTGGTGTGATCCCAAGCTTGACGGCCTCGCGCTGGAAATCATCTATGCGAATGGCGTGTTGCAGGAGGCCCTGACGCGCGGCGATGGAGAAGTGGGCGAAGTTGTTACCGAGGCCGTGCGCACCATCCGCACCGTGCCCTTGCGCCTCAGGGGCGAGGGGCCGTTTCCCGCACGGCTTGAAGTGCGCGGCGAAGTGGTGATGTATAAAAAGGATTTTGACGCCCTCAACGCCCGGCAGGAATCGCTGGGGCAAAAGACCTTTGCCAATCCGCGCAATGCGGCAGCAGGAACTCTGCGCCAGCTTGATATTTCGGTTACGGAATCGCGCCCCCTGCGTTTTCTGGCCTACAGCCTCGGTGATGCGCAGTGGGCCCCGGCGCAGTCGTGCCGCCTGCATTCGGAGCTGATGGCCCGTCTGAAGGAATACGGTTTTCTTACGCCGCCAAACGGCAAGCTCTGCGCGACCCCTCAGGATGTAGAAGAATATGTGAACTGGGTGCGCGAGAACAGGCCGGAATTTGCCATGGAAATCGACGGCGCGGTGGCAAAGCAGAACGACCTTGAAGCGCAGGAAGCGCTTGGTTTTACAGCGCGCGCGCCACGTTTTGCCGTGGCCTTCAAGTTCCCTGCCATGCAGGCGCAGACCCTGCTTGAAGGCATAGAAATTCAGGTGGGCCGCACAGGGGCGCTTACGCCAGTGGCCATGCTTGCGCCAGTGGCTGTGGGCGGGGTCATGGTTTCGCGCGCAACCCTGCACAATGAGGATGAAATCCGCGCGCGCGACGTGCGCGTGGGCGATACCGTTATTGTGCAGCGCGCGGGCGATGTTATCCCAGAGGTGGTCGGTCCGGTGCTGGATAAAAGGCCCGCGGGCGCGGAACCCTATGAGTTCCCCCGCACATGCCCGGCCTGTGGGCAGCCCGTGTACCGCGAAGAAGGCGAGGCCGCCTGGCGGTGCGAAAATCTGGCTTGCCCCGCCATTCGTCTGCGCTCCATAAGCCACTTTGTTTCCAAGGCTGGGCTTGATATTCAGGGCGTGGGGCAAAAGTGGATCGAGCAGCTTGTGACCAGCGGGCGCGTACAGTCGCCAGCCGATCTGTTCAGCCTCACCGTGCAGGAATTGCTGGGCTTTGAGCGCATGGGCGAGGTGTTGGCGCAAAAGTTTGTGGATTCGCTGGAAAACGCCCGCCACACTGCAACCCTGCAAAGGCTCATCAGCGCCCTTGGCATCCGCCACGTGGGCGAGCAGACGGCCCGCACCCTTGCGGCGCGCTTTGCCGATCTGGACGAACTGGAAAACGCCACCGTGGAAAGCCTGCTGGCCCTGCCCGATGTGGGGCCGGAAGTGGCTTCGTCCATACGCAACTTCTTTGACAGCCCTGCCAACCGCGAGCAGCTTGCGCGTCTCAAGGAGAAGGGGCCGTGGCCCAAGGGAGCGGATTCGGCGCAGGGCGCGCAAACCCTTGCCGAAGGGCCGCTGGCTGGCAAAACCATTCTTTTTACGGGCACCATCAGCGTGCCGCGCGGCACGGCGCAAAAGTGGGCCGAGGCCGCCGGGGCTGTTCCCCTTGGTGCTGTCAGCAAAAAACTGGACTATCTGGTGGCGGGCGAAAAGGCGGGCAGCAAGCTGGACAAGGCGCGCTCCCTTGGCGTAACCGTGCTGGATGAAACGGAATTCAGAAACCTGTTGCGTGAATCCGGCATTGAGCCGGAATAA